In one window of Brenneria goodwinii DNA:
- a CDS encoding threonine/serine exporter, which produces MGLSLLWALLQDMALAAVPALGFAMVFNVPVKALRYCAALGALGHGVRFISMYFGLNIEWASFLAAITIGIIGIRWSRWLLAHPKVFTVAAVIPMFPGISAYTAMISVVEISHLGYSEELMNVMMTNFLKASFIVGALSIGLSLPGIWLYRKRPGV; this is translated from the coding sequence ATGGGCTTAAGTCTACTGTGGGCGCTGTTGCAGGATATGGCCTTGGCGGCGGTCCCGGCTCTGGGATTTGCCATGGTTTTCAACGTTCCGGTAAAAGCGTTGCGTTATTGCGCCGCCCTCGGCGCGTTGGGTCATGGTGTGCGATTCATCTCCATGTACTTCGGTTTGAATATCGAATGGGCCTCTTTCCTGGCGGCGATTACTATCGGGATCATCGGTATTCGCTGGTCGCGCTGGCTGCTGGCGCATCCCAAGGTGTTTACCGTCGCCGCGGTCATTCCCATGTTCCCGGGCATTTCTGCCTACACCGCGATGATTTCCGTGGTGGAAATCTCTCATCTTGGCTACAGCGAAGAATTGATGAATGTGATGATGACCAATTTCCTGAAAGCCAGCTTTATCGTCGGCGCGCTGTCTATCGGCCTGTCGTTGCCGGGAATATGGTTATATCGTAAGCGCCCCGGCGTATAG
- the apaH gene encoding bis(5'-nucleosyl)-tetraphosphatase (symmetrical) ApaH: MSTYLIGDVHGCLVELKALLAQVSFNPQQDTVWLTGDLVARGPDSLEMLRYVRSLGASARIVLGNHDLHLLAVYAGISCSKPKDRLSALLKASDADELINWLRRQPLLQVDENLKLVMAHAGITPQWDLETAELCAREVEAVLSSDSYPLFLDAMYGDMPNHWDPQLSGLSRLRFSTNVLTRMRYCFSGGQLDMICKDAPTQAPSLLKPWFALPSRITEAGYAIAFGHWASLEGKGTPQNIYALDTGCCWGGELTMLRWEDQQYFTQKSLSRPDTNNAE; the protein is encoded by the coding sequence ATGTCTACTTATTTAATTGGCGATGTTCACGGCTGTTTAGTTGAACTCAAGGCGCTATTGGCGCAGGTTTCCTTTAATCCACAGCAAGATACGGTATGGCTGACCGGCGATTTGGTCGCCCGCGGTCCGGATTCGCTTGAGATGCTGCGCTATGTTCGTTCTCTCGGCGCATCAGCCCGTATTGTTCTGGGAAATCACGATTTACATCTGCTCGCCGTCTACGCGGGAATTAGCTGCAGTAAACCCAAAGATCGGCTTTCTGCGTTGCTGAAAGCATCGGACGCCGATGAGCTGATAAATTGGCTGCGCCGGCAACCGCTGTTGCAGGTTGATGAAAATTTAAAACTTGTAATGGCCCATGCCGGAATTACGCCGCAGTGGGATCTGGAAACAGCGGAATTGTGCGCGCGGGAAGTGGAAGCCGTGCTGAGCAGCGATAGCTATCCTCTGTTTCTCGATGCGATGTACGGCGATATGCCGAATCACTGGGACCCCCAACTCAGCGGTCTTTCCCGCCTGCGTTTCAGCACCAACGTGTTGACCCGTATGCGCTACTGCTTCTCCGGCGGCCAGTTGGATATGATCTGTAAGGATGCGCCGACGCAGGCGCCGTCATTGTTGAAACCGTGGTTCGCGTTGCCAAGCCGGATAACGGAAGCTGGGTACGCCATTGCCTTTGGACATTGGGCCTCGCTGGAGGGGAAAGGCACGCCGCAGAATATCTACGCATTGGATACGGGCTGCTGCTGGGGAGGAGAACTGACCATGCTGCGTTGGGAAGACCAACAGTATTTCACGCAAAAATCCCTGTCACGTCCTGATACGAATAACGCCGAGTAA
- the folA gene encoding type 3 dihydrofolate reductase: MVISLIAALAVDRVIGMENAMPWHLPADLAWFKHNTLGKPIVMGRNTFRSIGQPLPGRLNIVVSSHPGDDERVTWVSSLDEAIAAAGDAEEVMVIGGGSIYQQMLAKANRLYLTHIDVEVEGDTHFPDYEPDEWQSTFSEFHDADEHNSHSYCFEILERN; this comes from the coding sequence ATGGTTATTAGTTTGATTGCCGCATTGGCTGTGGATCGTGTTATCGGTATGGAAAATGCCATGCCGTGGCATTTACCGGCGGATTTGGCATGGTTTAAGCACAATACGTTAGGTAAGCCGATCGTGATGGGCCGTAATACTTTCCGCTCTATCGGCCAGCCGTTGCCCGGCAGACTGAATATTGTCGTCAGCAGCCATCCCGGCGATGATGAACGCGTCACCTGGGTCTCTTCGCTGGATGAAGCCATTGCCGCCGCCGGTGATGCGGAAGAAGTGATGGTGATTGGCGGCGGAAGTATTTACCAGCAGATGTTAGCTAAGGCTAACCGCCTGTATCTGACTCACATTGACGTGGAAGTGGAAGGCGATACGCATTTCCCGGATTATGAACCCGATGAGTGGCAGTCCACCTTCAGCGAGTTTCATGATGCGGATGAGCACAATTCCCATAGCTATTGTTTTGAAATTCTTGAAAGAAATTGA
- a CDS encoding SDR family oxidoreductase: MSLNEKNQSVDKGAVLSRPGKNPLTAYPQPPFERQPQEAPGLASKMKPLPDHGEKSYRGSGRLEGRKALVTGGDSGIGRAVAIAYAREGADVAINYLPEEESDAREVIELIRAEGRTAVAIPGDIRTEDFCRHLVKEAAEKLGGLDILVNNAGRQQYAESIDELSTEAFDATFKTNVYAPFWISKAAMAYLKAGSVIINSSSVQAFNPSAILLDYAQTKACNVAFTKALAKQVAKKGIRVNAVAPGPYWTPLQSSGGQPMEMVMAFGESTPLGRPGQPVEIAPLYVTLASAESSFTSGQVWCSDGGTGAA; encoded by the coding sequence ATGAGTTTGAATGAAAAAAATCAATCTGTAGACAAGGGCGCCGTATTATCGCGGCCAGGTAAAAATCCGTTAACGGCCTATCCTCAACCTCCCTTTGAGCGTCAGCCGCAGGAGGCGCCGGGGCTTGCCAGCAAAATGAAGCCGCTTCCCGATCATGGCGAAAAAAGTTACCGGGGAAGCGGGCGGCTTGAGGGACGTAAAGCGTTAGTTACCGGCGGCGATTCGGGAATTGGGCGTGCTGTTGCCATCGCTTACGCCAGGGAAGGCGCGGATGTGGCGATTAATTACCTGCCGGAAGAGGAATCGGATGCGCGGGAAGTTATCGAACTGATCCGCGCCGAAGGACGTACCGCGGTCGCGATCCCCGGCGATATTCGGACCGAGGATTTCTGCCGGCATCTGGTCAAGGAAGCGGCCGAAAAGCTGGGCGGGCTGGATATCCTGGTGAACAATGCCGGTCGGCAGCAGTATGCCGAATCCATTGATGAGCTGTCGACGGAAGCCTTTGATGCGACGTTTAAGACCAATGTCTATGCGCCGTTCTGGATCTCGAAAGCCGCAATGGCCTATTTGAAAGCGGGCTCCGTCATTATTAATTCGTCATCCGTGCAGGCATTCAACCCCAGTGCGATCCTGCTGGATTATGCCCAGACCAAAGCCTGCAATGTCGCTTTTACCAAAGCGCTGGCCAAACAGGTCGCCAAAAAGGGGATTCGGGTTAACGCGGTTGCGCCAGGGCCTTATTGGACCCCGTTACAGTCGAGCGGCGGACAGCCCATGGAGATGGTGATGGCCTTCGGCGAAAGTACGCCATTGGGCCGTCCTGGTCAGCCCGTGGAGATCGCGCCTTTGTACGTGACGCTGGCGTCGGCGGAAAGCAGTTTCACATCGGGACAGGTATGGTGTTCAGATGGCGGGACTGGAGCCGCCTGA
- a CDS encoding threonine/serine ThrE exporter family protein, which translates to MVSETTQQREITRLCIQCALLLLQHGAESMVVEKLSSRLGVALGADSVETSISANAIVLTTIMQGNCLTSTRNNTDRGINMHVVTEVQHVVIMAEHKLLDVEGVGKRFAHIKPLRYPRWLMVSIVALSCGCFSRLNGGGWDAFVVTMIASGLAMYVKQILTARQLNPLINFCITAFVATSASGLLMKLPLFQQASTVAMAASVLLLVPGFPLINAVADMFKGHVNTGLARWMVASLLTLSTCIGVVMALSLWGLRGWA; encoded by the coding sequence ATGGTCAGTGAAACAACACAGCAAAGGGAGATTACCCGGTTGTGTATTCAGTGTGCGCTTTTGCTGTTACAGCATGGTGCGGAAAGTATGGTTGTGGAAAAGTTATCTTCCCGGCTTGGCGTGGCGTTGGGCGCTGATAGCGTTGAGACGTCAATCTCAGCCAACGCCATTGTGCTAACCACGATAATGCAAGGGAATTGCCTGACGTCCACGCGAAATAATACCGATCGCGGCATTAATATGCATGTGGTGACCGAGGTGCAGCATGTGGTCATTATGGCTGAACATAAATTGCTGGATGTAGAAGGGGTGGGGAAGCGCTTTGCCCATATCAAACCGTTGCGCTATCCGCGTTGGCTGATGGTATCGATTGTGGCGCTCTCCTGCGGCTGCTTCAGCCGGTTGAATGGGGGCGGTTGGGACGCCTTTGTGGTGACGATGATTGCCAGCGGGTTGGCAATGTACGTCAAACAGATTTTGACCGCGCGTCAGCTTAATCCGTTGATCAACTTTTGTATTACGGCATTCGTGGCGACCTCGGCCTCCGGGCTATTGATGAAGCTTCCCCTATTCCAGCAGGCGTCGACCGTGGCGATGGCGGCCAGCGTGCTGCTATTGGTTCCCGGTTTCCCGCTGATTAATGCGGTGGCCGATATGTTCAAGGGCCACGTCAATACGGGGTTGGCGCGCTGGATGGTGGCGAGCTTGCTGACGCTGTCGACCTGTATTGGCGTAGTGATGGCGTTGTCGCTGTGGGGGTTGCGCGGATGGGCTTAA
- the pdxA gene encoding 4-hydroxythreonine-4-phosphate dehydrogenase PdxA, whose translation MQTEIGTQRVVITPGEPAGIGPDLVIALAQQAWPVELVVCADPDLLLSRALQLHLPLTLQHYQAGQPARPQQAGSLTVLSIPTRATTVAGQLNVSNSAYVVDTLARACDGCLSGEFAALITGPVHKGIINDAGVPFSGHTEFFADRSHCKRVVMMLATEELRVALATTHLPLSEVSSAITRQCLHEVITILHHDLQTKFGIEQPQIYVCGLNPHAGEGGHMGREELDVITPALDELRRQGIALIGPLPADTLFQPKYLQHADAVLAMYHDQGLPVLKYQGFGRAVNITLGLPFIRTSVDHGTALELAATGSADSGSFITALNLAIKMTKHINE comes from the coding sequence ATGCAAACTGAGATCGGAACGCAGCGTGTTGTGATCACTCCCGGCGAACCCGCCGGGATCGGCCCCGACCTGGTTATTGCGCTGGCGCAGCAGGCGTGGCCGGTCGAACTGGTGGTGTGCGCCGATCCTGACCTGCTGCTGAGCCGCGCGCTGCAACTGCATTTACCCCTGACGTTGCAGCACTACCAGGCAGGGCAACCCGCACGCCCCCAACAGGCGGGGAGCCTGACGGTATTGTCGATCCCCACCCGGGCAACCACGGTGGCCGGTCAGCTTAACGTCAGCAACAGCGCCTATGTCGTCGATACGCTGGCGCGGGCCTGTGATGGTTGCCTGAGCGGCGAATTCGCCGCCCTGATTACCGGACCGGTGCACAAAGGCATCATCAACGATGCCGGCGTGCCGTTCAGCGGCCACACCGAATTTTTTGCCGATCGCAGCCACTGCAAACGCGTCGTCATGATGCTGGCGACCGAAGAACTACGCGTGGCGTTGGCGACCACGCACTTGCCGCTCTCTGAGGTCTCAAGCGCCATTACCCGGCAATGCCTGCATGAAGTCATTACTATTCTGCATCACGACCTGCAGACCAAATTCGGCATCGAACAACCACAAATCTACGTTTGCGGTTTGAATCCCCACGCGGGCGAAGGCGGTCATATGGGGCGTGAAGAGCTGGACGTCATCACGCCTGCGCTGGACGAACTCCGCCGACAAGGCATCGCCCTTATTGGTCCGTTACCCGCAGATACGCTGTTTCAGCCGAAGTATCTGCAACACGCGGACGCGGTACTGGCGATGTATCACGATCAGGGCCTGCCAGTTCTTAAATATCAGGGATTTGGCCGGGCGGTAAATATTACGCTGGGGCTGCCGTTCATCCGCACTTCGGTCGATCACGGCACCGCCTTGGAACTGGCCGCCACCGGCAGCGCCGATTCCGGCAGCTTTATCACGGCATTAAACCTTGCCATTAAAATGACAAAACACATTAATGAATAA
- the rsmA gene encoding 16S rRNA (adenine(1518)-N(6)/adenine(1519)-N(6))-dimethyltransferase RsmA, whose amino-acid sequence MNNRVHQGHFARKRFGQNFLSDRFVIDSIVSAIYPQPGQAIVEIGPGLGALTEPVGERMDRFTVIELDRDLAARLENHPTLKDKLTIIQQDAMTVDFSALAEQAGQSLRVFGNLPYNISTPLMFHLFSYTQAIRDMHFMLQKEVVNRLVAGPNSKAYGRLSVMAQYYCQVIPVLEVPPTAFKPAPKVDSAVVRLVPHAQVPYPVNDIRVLGRLTTEAFNQRRKTLRNSLGNLFTPEQLAELDIDSGCRAENVTVEQYCRLANWLTEHPAAQE is encoded by the coding sequence ATGAATAATCGAGTACACCAAGGTCACTTCGCCCGTAAACGTTTTGGGCAAAACTTTTTGAGCGATCGCTTCGTGATCGACAGCATTGTTTCCGCCATTTATCCGCAACCCGGTCAGGCCATCGTCGAGATCGGTCCCGGTCTGGGTGCATTGACCGAACCGGTCGGAGAACGAATGGATCGCTTTACGGTGATCGAGCTGGATCGCGATCTGGCGGCGCGTCTGGAAAACCACCCTACGCTGAAAGATAAGCTGACTATCATCCAGCAAGATGCCATGACGGTGGATTTTTCCGCATTAGCCGAACAGGCTGGTCAATCTCTGCGCGTCTTTGGTAACCTACCCTATAATATTTCAACACCGCTGATGTTCCATTTGTTCAGCTATACTCAGGCTATCCGCGACATGCATTTTATGTTGCAAAAGGAAGTGGTTAACCGTCTGGTCGCCGGCCCGAACAGTAAGGCCTATGGCCGCCTAAGCGTCATGGCGCAATATTACTGTCAGGTGATCCCGGTGCTGGAAGTACCGCCCACCGCGTTTAAACCGGCCCCGAAAGTCGATTCCGCCGTTGTCCGTCTGGTTCCTCACGCTCAGGTTCCGTACCCGGTGAATGACATCCGCGTATTGGGCCGGCTTACAACAGAAGCGTTTAATCAACGCCGTAAAACGCTGCGCAACAGCCTGGGTAATCTCTTTACGCCGGAACAGCTCGCCGAGTTGGATATCGACTCAGGCTGTCGGGCTGAAAATGTTACGGTTGAACAATACTGCCGGTTGGCAAACTGGCTGACCGAGCATCCTGCAGCACAGGAATAA
- the lptD gene encoding LPS assembly protein LptD, whose amino-acid sequence MKKSFPTLLATLIWSALYSQQSLADLAEQCMLGVPTYNRPLVTGEPNQLPVHIQADKTEASYPENARFIGNVNIEQGNSILTAEQVELNQIESGNQDTPTRTVTATGNVHYDDNQVILKGPKAWSNLNTKDTDVYEGDYQMVGRQGRGAADKMKIRDNNRYTILENGTFTSCLPGDNSWSVVGSEVIQDREEQVAEIWNARFKIGNVPVFYSPYLQLPIGDRRRSGFLIPNAKYGSSNGFELITPYYWNIAPNFDATITPHLQTKRGMQWQNEFRYLTPPGRGTIELDWLPSDNKYAKDFPEDDNATRWLFYWGHSGVMDQVWRFNADYTKVSDDRYFTDLDSNYGSTTDGYVTQKFSLGYANENWNTTLSTKQFQVFSSANSRDIYRAEPQLDINYYQNDIGPFDMHLYGQAVKFTNINANRPEATRLHFEPALNLPLSNRWGSLNTEAKLLATHYQQTKLDRYQADASVTDTAKNDLKSSVNRVMPQFKVDGKMVFEREMNWSQGYTQTLEPRAQYLYVPYRNQSSIHTYDSTLLQSDYSGLFRDRNYSGLDRIASANQIATGVTSRIYDDALVERFNASVGQIYYFDRPRTGDNNMMLDQSDNNGSMVWAGDSYLRVDDNWGLRGGLQYDARLNEVALGDAVVEYRKDAERLVQLNYRYASPQYIRAMLPNVQNPGFQQGISQVGVMASWPIVDRWAVVGAYYYDTKANQPADQLIGLQYNTCCWAVSVGYERKITDWNSASGNSVYDNKVSFNIELRGLSNNYSLGSEKMLRSGILPYQRAF is encoded by the coding sequence ATGAAAAAAAGTTTCCCAACCCTGCTGGCCACCTTGATCTGGTCGGCGCTATACAGTCAACAATCGCTGGCCGATCTCGCCGAACAGTGCATGCTGGGCGTCCCCACGTACAACAGACCGCTGGTTACGGGCGAGCCGAATCAATTACCGGTTCACATTCAGGCCGACAAAACCGAAGCCAGCTATCCGGAAAACGCCCGCTTCATCGGCAATGTGAATATCGAACAGGGCAACAGCATCCTGACCGCCGAGCAGGTGGAACTTAACCAGATCGAATCCGGCAATCAGGACACGCCCACCCGCACCGTGACCGCCACCGGCAATGTGCACTACGATGATAACCAAGTCATCCTGAAAGGTCCGAAAGCCTGGTCAAACCTTAATACCAAAGATACCGATGTGTATGAAGGCGACTATCAAATGGTCGGCCGCCAAGGGCGCGGCGCGGCCGACAAAATGAAAATACGCGATAACAACCGCTATACCATTTTGGAAAACGGCACCTTCACATCCTGCCTGCCGGGAGATAATAGCTGGAGCGTCGTTGGTTCGGAAGTGATTCAAGACCGTGAAGAACAGGTTGCCGAAATTTGGAATGCCCGCTTCAAGATCGGCAATGTTCCCGTGTTCTACAGCCCTTATCTGCAATTGCCCATTGGCGACAGACGGCGCTCGGGTTTCCTGATCCCCAATGCCAAATACGGCAGCAGCAACGGCTTTGAGCTCATCACCCCATACTACTGGAATATCGCCCCGAACTTCGACGCCACGATCACGCCGCACCTGCAAACCAAACGCGGTATGCAATGGCAGAACGAATTCCGTTATCTGACTCCGCCCGGCCGGGGGACCATCGAGCTTGACTGGCTCCCCAGCGACAATAAATACGCCAAAGACTTCCCGGAAGACGATAACGCCACCCGCTGGCTGTTCTATTGGGGACATAGCGGCGTCATGGATCAGGTGTGGCGTTTCAACGCCGACTATACAAAAGTCAGCGACGATCGCTACTTCACCGATCTGGACTCCAATTACGGTTCGACCACGGACGGTTACGTCACGCAGAAATTCAGTTTGGGTTATGCCAACGAAAACTGGAACACCACGCTGTCCACCAAACAGTTCCAGGTATTTTCCAGCGCAAACAGCCGGGATATCTACCGTGCCGAACCCCAGCTCGATATCAATTATTATCAGAATGATATCGGCCCGTTTGATATGCATCTTTATGGTCAGGCGGTAAAATTCACCAACATTAACGCTAACCGGCCGGAAGCGACGCGTCTGCATTTCGAACCCGCGTTGAACCTACCGCTCTCCAATCGCTGGGGCAGCCTGAATACCGAAGCCAAGCTGTTGGCGACGCATTATCAACAGACCAAGCTCGATCGTTACCAGGCTGATGCCTCGGTCACCGACACGGCGAAAAACGATCTGAAAAGTTCGGTAAATCGCGTGATGCCGCAGTTCAAAGTGGACGGCAAAATGGTGTTCGAGCGTGAAATGAACTGGTCGCAAGGCTATACCCAAACGCTGGAGCCGCGGGCGCAGTATCTGTACGTGCCATATCGCAATCAAAGCAGCATTCATACCTATGACTCGACGTTGCTGCAGTCCGACTACTCGGGGCTGTTCCGCGACCGCAACTACAGCGGTCTGGATCGCATTGCTTCCGCCAACCAAATCGCAACCGGGGTAACATCCCGCATTTATGATGATGCTTTGGTTGAACGTTTTAATGCCTCCGTAGGTCAAATCTATTACTTTGATCGCCCTCGTACCGGCGACAACAATATGATGCTCGATCAAAGTGACAATAACGGCAGCATGGTATGGGCCGGGGACTCTTATCTAAGGGTTGACGACAATTGGGGTCTGCGGGGAGGATTGCAGTACGATGCCCGTCTCAACGAAGTGGCGTTGGGCGATGCCGTGGTGGAATACCGTAAAGACGCGGAGCGTCTGGTACAGTTAAACTACCGCTATGCCAGTCCTCAATATATTCGCGCCATGTTGCCAAACGTGCAGAACCCCGGTTTTCAACAGGGGATCTCCCAGGTGGGCGTCATGGCCAGTTGGCCTATCGTGGATCGCTGGGCCGTTGTGGGCGCGTATTACTATGATACCAAAGCCAATCAGCCGGCCGACCAGTTGATTGGCTTGCAATACAATACCTGTTGCTGGGCGGTCAGCGTTGGCTATGAACGTAAGATTACCGACTGGAATAGCGCCAGCGGCAACAGCGTGTACGACAATAAAGTGTCGTTTAATATCGAATTACGTGGTTTAAGCAATAACTACAGCCTGGGCTCCGAAAAAATGCTGCGTTCAGGCATTTTGCCTTACCAACGCGCGTTCTGA
- a CDS encoding LysE family translocator: protein MFETSLFVATIATLGMLSPGPDFFLVIKNSVRYPRLAALMTSLGVICGVATHMAYCVAGLAVVITTTPWLFNLLKYAGAAYLIWVGIQALLSRGGSKMNLSHLSPQRVSLKKAFLQGYLCNLLNPKATLFFLAVFTQVLSINSGVGEKLWYAAIIWGLSVIWWPLLVVLFQSSPVRRGLEKAQKLVDKILGTVLIALGIKVALG, encoded by the coding sequence ATGTTCGAAACGTCTTTGTTTGTCGCTACCATTGCCACGCTCGGTATGCTTTCTCCCGGCCCGGATTTTTTTCTGGTGATCAAAAATTCGGTGCGCTATCCACGGCTCGCCGCACTGATGACGTCGTTGGGCGTGATTTGCGGCGTAGCAACCCATATGGCGTATTGCGTGGCGGGGCTGGCCGTCGTCATCACCACTACGCCGTGGCTGTTTAATCTGCTGAAATATGCCGGCGCCGCTTATCTGATATGGGTGGGGATTCAAGCGCTGCTGTCCCGCGGCGGGAGTAAAATGAATCTTTCTCATTTGTCGCCGCAGCGCGTCAGCCTGAAAAAAGCGTTTTTACAGGGCTACTTATGTAACCTGCTTAACCCCAAAGCGACGCTGTTCTTCCTTGCCGTATTCACTCAGGTATTGAGTATCAATTCCGGCGTCGGCGAGAAGCTGTGGTATGCCGCCATCATTTGGGGGCTGTCGGTTATCTGGTGGCCGTTGCTGGTGGTGCTTTTCCAGAGTTCCCCGGTACGCAGAGGTCTGGAAAAGGCGCAAAAGCTGGTGGATAAAATACTGGGGACGGTTTTGATTGCGCTCGGTATCAAAGTTGCGCTGGGTTAA
- the surA gene encoding peptidylprolyl isomerase SurA, whose translation MNNWRTLIFGLALTASTAFAAPQVVDKVAAVVDNSVVLESDVNSLFQSVKLNAQHSGQQLPDDATLRHQIIDRLVMDNIVLQMAQKMGIQVTDEQLDQAIGNIAAQNRMSLNELKSQLAYEGLNYKTYREQIRKEMLIAEVRNNEVRRRVSVLPQEVDALAKQIANQTGEDDELNLSHILIPLSENPSQQQVDDAENLATSLVKQLNEGADFGKLAIAYSADSQALNGGQMGWGKLQEIPTLFAERLMQVQKGQIVGPIRSGVGFHILRVNDIRGGDQTVSVTEFHARHILLRPSVVMTDGQAQEKLEDVAQQIKNGGSDFASQAKQLSQDPGTANQGGDLGWASPDMYDPAFRDALLKLKKGEISQPVHSAFGWHLIQLLDTRQVDKTDAAQKERAYRMLFNRKFAEEAQTWMQEQRATAYVKIIDGTDN comes from the coding sequence ATGAATAACTGGAGAACGCTTATTTTCGGATTGGCACTAACGGCCTCTACCGCGTTCGCAGCACCACAGGTGGTTGATAAAGTCGCAGCAGTGGTAGACAACAGCGTTGTACTGGAAAGCGACGTAAACAGTCTTTTTCAGTCCGTTAAGCTGAACGCCCAGCATTCGGGTCAGCAATTACCGGATGATGCCACATTACGTCACCAGATTATCGATCGTCTGGTTATGGATAACATCGTCCTGCAGATGGCGCAAAAAATGGGTATCCAGGTTACGGACGAACAACTGGATCAAGCCATCGGCAATATCGCGGCGCAAAACCGTATGTCGCTTAACGAGTTAAAAAGCCAGTTGGCTTATGAAGGTCTTAACTACAAAACCTATCGCGAGCAGATCCGTAAAGAAATGCTGATCGCCGAGGTGCGTAATAACGAGGTTCGCCGCCGTGTCAGCGTGCTGCCGCAGGAAGTCGATGCGCTGGCGAAACAGATCGCCAACCAAACCGGCGAAGACGACGAGCTGAACTTAAGCCATATTCTCATTCCGCTGTCGGAAAATCCTAGCCAGCAACAGGTGGACGACGCTGAAAACCTGGCGACCTCCCTGGTGAAACAGCTCAATGAAGGCGCCGATTTCGGCAAGCTGGCTATCGCCTATTCCGCCGATTCTCAGGCCTTGAACGGCGGGCAAATGGGATGGGGTAAATTGCAAGAGATCCCGACGCTGTTTGCCGAAAGGCTGATGCAGGTCCAGAAAGGACAAATCGTCGGGCCGATCCGTTCCGGCGTCGGTTTTCATATTCTGCGCGTTAACGATATTCGCGGCGGCGACCAAACGGTGTCCGTCACCGAATTCCATGCCCGCCACATTCTGCTGAGACCCTCTGTGGTGATGACGGACGGCCAGGCGCAGGAGAAACTGGAAGACGTTGCTCAGCAGATCAAAAATGGCGGCAGCGATTTCGCTTCTCAGGCCAAACAGCTATCGCAGGATCCCGGCACCGCCAATCAGGGCGGCGATCTGGGTTGGGCGTCTCCGGACATGTACGATCCGGCTTTTCGGGACGCGCTGCTGAAACTGAAAAAAGGCGAAATCAGCCAACCGGTTCACTCTGCTTTCGGCTGGCATCTGATTCAACTGCTGGATACCCGTCAGGTTGATAAAACCGACGCCGCGCAGAAAGAACGCGCATACCGGATGCTATTTAACCGGAAGTTCGCCGAGGAAGCGCAAACCTGGATGCAGGAACAGCGGGCCACGGCCTATGTCAAAATCATTGATGGTACTGATAATTAA
- the apaG gene encoding Co2+/Mg2+ efflux protein ApaG — protein sequence MINAPRVCVQVQSFYVESQSQPDEERFVFAYTIIVRNLGRHEVKLCGRYWLITNANGRQTEVQGEGVVGEQPVIQPGSEFQYTSGTILETPLGTMEGHYQMLDHQGNDFQVSIPVFRLAIPSLIH from the coding sequence ATGATTAATGCGCCCCGTGTTTGTGTACAGGTTCAAAGTTTCTATGTCGAGTCTCAGTCGCAGCCTGATGAAGAACGTTTCGTATTCGCTTATACGATTATTGTCCGCAATCTGGGGCGGCATGAAGTAAAACTTTGCGGTCGTTACTGGTTGATCACCAACGCGAATGGACGCCAAACCGAAGTTCAGGGCGAAGGCGTTGTTGGCGAGCAGCCGGTCATACAGCCGGGAAGCGAATTCCAGTACACCAGCGGCACTATCCTGGAAACCCCGTTAGGTACGATGGAAGGACATTACCAGATGCTCGATCATCAAGGTAACGACTTTCAGGTCAGTATCCCCGTATTCCGTTTGGCGATCCCCTCACTGATACACTAA